GCTGATCACCCAGTCGGCCGTCTCGCAACGCATCAAACAGCTTGAGGAGCGCCTCGGACAGGTGCTGTTGATTCGCGACAATCCCCCTCGTCCGACCCCTGCCGGACGCCGGTTGCTGACGCATTTTCGCCAGGTGCGCCTGCTTGAAAACGAGTTGCCCGCCTCCCTGCTCGCAGAGGACACCGAGGCAACGACCAGCCTGCCGATCGGCATCAACGCCGATTCTCTGGCAACCTGGTTCTGGAAAGCGGTACGGCCTCTGCTGGACGAGCATGAACTGTTGTTCGATCTGCGTGTCGCGGACCAGGACGTCACCGAACGGTTGCTGCGCCAGGGAGAAGTGGTCGGCTGCATCAGCGCCACCTCCAAACCACCCCAGGGCTGCCGGGCCGGTTATCTCGGCACCATGGTCTACCGGCTCTGTGCCGCGCCATCCTTTCACCAACGCTGGTTTCCGACAGGGTTGACCCTGTCAGCAGCGGCACGCGCCCCCGTGGCCATCTACAACCGACAGGACGCGCTGCACCGTCGGCTGCTGGAACGCAGCTGCGGCCGCGCCCCGCGCCGCTGGCAGGCCCATTACATTCCCTCGCAGGAAGCTTATAACACCTTGATTGTGGATGGATACGCCTACGGTTGCATCCCCGAACAACAGTGCCGCCCGTTGCTCGACAACGGTGCGCTGGTCGATCTGGCGCCCCACGCCCCCGAACCGGTGCGGCTCTACTGGCACAGCTGGAATCTCAGATCCTCGCTGCTGCGGGAACTCGAACAGACCTTGCAACGCGGAGCCAAAATACTGTTGCTGCAGGAAGAACATCCTGAGGGTTGAAAGATCTTCCCGGCGGATCGGTTTTCCCGGGGATAACCGCCAACCTCGAATCACTCAGTCCCGCAGCAGGCGGATCACCGCTTCGGCCGTCGCCGCACTGGACGCCGGATTCTGACCGGTCACCAGCTTGTCGTCGACCTCGACATGGCTCGCCCAGAGTTCACCGGCGACAAAATCGGCTCCCTTGGCGCGCAATTCGGCTTCCAGCAGGAAGGGTACCGCATCCTCGAGTCCGACCGCCCGCTCTTCGGCATCGGTAAAGGCGGTCAGGGTCCGTCCGGCGACCAACGGCCTGCCGTCACTGAGGCTGACCTCGACCAGCGCGGCCGGTCCGTGACAGACGGCGGCAACAATGCGCCCGGCCTCGATCTGACTGTGCAGCAGGGCCTTGAGCACCGGATTCTCCGGCAGGTCGAACATGGCACCATGCCCCCCGGGCAGAAAGATGGCATCAAACTTGTGCAGTTGCAGCTCATCCAGGGAAGCGGTCTGCAGCAGAACATTCTCAGCCTCCCGCCAGGCGACGACCTTGTCCTCGTCCTCGATGCTGCGGGGGTCAATCGGCACGTTGCCGCCCAGCGGACTGGCAATGGAGACTTTCAGGCCGGCCTCGCGAAAAAGCTGCCAGGGGATGGCGAATTCCTCCAGCCAGAGCCCGGTCGGTTTACCGGGGGCGAGTTCATCGTGACTGGTGACAACCATCAGAACGGTTTTATTCAGAACTGGCATGATCCAACTCCTTTCCTCTTCCCTGGCCGGCAGGGTCTTTGTACCTGAATCTGTGAGTTCCTGTCGGAGGGAGAGTGCAAGTGTTTGGCCTGAATGCGGTTTTCAAAAATCTGAGGCGCACCCACAGGTTCGCCGGTGATTTTTGGGAAGCGCCGGCAGGTCAATGACTTGTGCTGTCCGTCAACAAGGGGCTCATTGATTTGGTATTTAAAGCATATCGCTTCCTCGCCGGGATACCAGTCTTCCCGAGGCCGATTCAACCCAGATCCACCGGCTGTTTTGCGGACCGAGGGTGGTGGGACGGGTGGAGATGCGAGGCGCCGCGCCGATTCGGGCGGAAACGCAGCCGAGCTACGTTGAGCACCGAATCGGTGAAGGCAACGAAGCGGATTCATCCGTAACGACACCCGAATCCCGAAATTGCCGGTGGATTTGGGTTCAGG
The Geothermobacter hydrogeniphilus genome window above contains:
- a CDS encoding LysR family transcriptional regulator ArgP, which encodes MLDYRLLAALAAVVETGRFDLAARQLLITQSAVSQRIKQLEERLGQVLLIRDNPPRPTPAGRRLLTHFRQVRLLENELPASLLAEDTEATTSLPIGINADSLATWFWKAVRPLLDEHELLFDLRVADQDVTERLLRQGEVVGCISATSKPPQGCRAGYLGTMVYRLCAAPSFHQRWFPTGLTLSAAARAPVAIYNRQDALHRRLLERSCGRAPRRWQAHYIPSQEAYNTLIVDGYAYGCIPEQQCRPLLDNGALVDLAPHAPEPVRLYWHSWNLRSSLLRELEQTLQRGAKILLLQEEHPEG
- a CDS encoding type 1 glutamine amidotransferase domain-containing protein, with the protein product MNKTVLMVVTSHDELAPGKPTGLWLEEFAIPWQLFREAGLKVSIASPLGGNVPIDPRSIEDEDKVVAWREAENVLLQTASLDELQLHKFDAIFLPGGHGAMFDLPENPVLKALLHSQIEAGRIVAAVCHGPAALVEVSLSDGRPLVAGRTLTAFTDAEERAVGLEDAVPFLLEAELRAKGADFVAGELWASHVEVDDKLVTGQNPASSAATAEAVIRLLRD